The nucleotide window AGGATTTCGTCCTTCGAGAAGAAACCGGCAAACACCGGGATGCCCGCGATGGCCAGGGTCCCGGCGAGAAAGGTCCAGTAGGTGGTCGGCATGTATTTTCTCAGACCACCCATCCGGGTCATGTCCTGTTCGCCCGAATTGGCGTGGATCACGGAACCCGACCCGAGGAAGAGGCAGGCCTTGAAGAAGGCGTGAGTGACAACGTGGAAGATGGCCGCGGTGAAAGCACCGACTCCGGCTGCAAGGAACATGTAGCCGAGCTGTGAAACAGTCGAATAGGCGAGGACCTTCTTGATGTCGTTCTGCACGAGACCGATGGTGGCTGCAAAGATCGCCGTCAAGCCGCCAATGCAGGCGACGACGATCATCGCGGTCGGGCTTAATCTGAAGAACACGTTGCAGCGAACCACGATATAAACGCCGGCGGTGACCATGGTCGCGGCGTGAATGAGCGCCGACACTGGAGTCGGCCCGGCCATGGCATCGGGAAGCCACACGTAGAGAGGAATCTGCGCGGATTTGCCGATGGCGCCGACGAACAGGAGCAGGGCGATCACGGTTGCTGCACCTGCGTATTGATCGGGAGATCCGGCGGCGGCGCTGAAGATCTCACTGAATTCGACGCTCCCGAAGACCGCGAAGGTCGTGAAGATCGCGAGCAGAAAACCGAGGTCTCCGATACGGTTGACGATGAACGCCTTGCTACCGGCTGCCGCGCACCATTTCTGTTCGTAGTAGTAGCCGATCAGGAGGTATGAGCAGAGGCCAACGCCCTCCCAACCGACGAAGAGTACCGGCAGGTTCGACCCGAGTACCAGCAAAAGCATCGCGAACATGAAGAGGTTGAGGTAGGAGAAGTAGCGCGCGTAGCCCGCTTCACTTTCCGAGTCCATGTAGCCAACGGAGTACACGTGAATCAGGAATCCAACAAGGGTGACGAAGGCGAGCATGACGGCGGACAGAGGATCGAGTCGGCACGAAGCGTTAACCGTGATCTCTCCGGCGGATATCCACGTGAAATACTGTTCGATGATCTCCGCGTGAGGCTGGTGCAGGTACTCCCACAGTGCCGCGTATGTCGCCACCGTCGCAGCTCCGACTGAACCGACACCGACCACCGTGACAATGATCTTCCGTGCCTTGAAGGCACCGAGCAGGAGGTTGACCACTGCCCCTGCGAGGCAGAGGATCGGGATGAGCCAGAGATAACCAAGCATCAATCCCCCCTACCAGCGCAGAATGTTTGCCCGATCGACATCGATGGTTCCCTTGAGGCGATTGAGCGCGATGAACAGAGCGAGTCCGACGGCGGCCTCCGCGGCTGCGACGGCGATCACGAAAAACACGAACACCTGGCCGTCCACCGCGGCTGCGGCGGTGGTGTGCGCTGTGGCAAAGCGATAGGCGAACGCGCCGAAGGCGAGGTTCGCGGAGTTGAGCATGATTTCCAGTGACAGGAAAATCGCGATGCCGTTTCGGCGAAGCAGGACGCCGACGGCGCCGATGGCGAAGAGAACTGCCGACAGGGCCAGCACCCAGGTGTAAGGGATGGGGACGACATCGGCCGGTGTCAACCTTCATCTCTCCTTCCGAGATACACCGCACCAATGATCGCCGCCACCAAAAGCAGAGTGATGAACTCGAACACGAAGAGGTGCGTGCTCAAAAGAGCCCGGCCGATCGGGAAGGCGGTCCCACTCTCGACAGCTCCGGGCAGCGGTGACCCGTGCTCCGGAACGAGGAGACCGGCGATCACCAGGAGAGTCGCCCCGATCCCTGCGGCTACCAGGGTGCCGATCAGGGCCTGCCATGGCCGGCCACTGCCGAAGGCTTCAACCCGGCGGATGTTGAGGAGCATGATGACGAACAGAAAGAGAACTAGGATCGCGCCGGAGTAAACGATCACCTGGATCGCAGCCAGGAAATCCATTCCGAGCATGGCGAATATTCCAGCCATGGCAAAGAACAGCACCACCAGGGAAAGGACGTTGGTGATTGGGTTTCGAGGCACCACTGCAAGGATCGCGAAGACCACCGCGATGGCTGCTGCAACGAGGAAAGCATAGGTCACCATCGTCTACCGCCTAGAAGAAGCCGACGGCGAGGCCGACAGCGACCCAGAGAAAGTTGAGTGTGGCCAGGGGAACCATCACCTTCCAGCCGAGGGACATCAATTGGTCATACCTGAAACGGGGGAGGGTCCAGCGAATCCAGACGAAGAACCACATAAAGAAGGCTACTTTGAAGGCGAAGACCGCCATCGACGCGATTGCTCCTGCCCAGCCGTGAAATGGAACGTCGACCCATGGCAAATGCCATCCTCCGAAGAAGAGCACTGTAAGCAGCGAAGAGGCGACGATCATGTGGAGATATTCGCTCATATAGAAGGCCGCGAATCCCATCGAGGAGTACTCGGTGTGATAGCCGGCGACCAGCTCTGCCTCCGCTTCGGGGAGGTCGAAGGGCAGGCGGTTCGTTTCGGCGAAGACCGCGACCATGAATGTCACTGCGCCGATCAATTGCGGAAAGACATTCCACCGCGGTACCACTCCGAACCAACTCCCTGCCTGGGCGTCAACAACCTGTTGCAGATGGAGCGATCCGGCGCTCATGAGCACGCCGACCACCGCGATCGTCATCGCGAGCTCGTAGGAAATGGCCTGCGCCGAGGCGCGGATTCCGCCATAGAGCGAATACTTGCTGTTCGAGGCCCAACCGGCGAGGATCACCGGATACACGCCAAGCGAGGCGATGGCGAAGATGTAAAGCAGGCCGATGTTGAGGTCGGGAGCGACGATGAAACCGTCCACCGGCGTGCCGAAAACTTCGAGGTCAGCGTCCTGAGCAAAGGGGATGGCGATGAAGGTGCTGAGCGAGATGGCGATGGCGATCGCCGGTGCCAGCAGGAAGAGGAAGGTGTTGACTCCTTCGGGCCTGAGATTCTCCTTGGTCAACAGCTTGACGACATCGATCACCGGTTGTAGGAGACCGAAAGGACCGACCCGGTTCGGTCCGAGACGATCCTGAATCAGGGCCGATCCTCGCCGCTCGACCCACACCATGATCGGAACCGTGGTCAGCATCACGGCAAGAACAAAGGCGAGCTTCACGCCGACCAACACGACCTCAGTCCACACGCCGGACCTCCTCGTTGATCGGAATGCTTCCCTCGGTCGATAGGCGGCGCCAGGTCATGCCAGAGAACGCCGGCATGGTCGCTGCCATCTCCGTGAACAGGACGCGCGGCGAGGTCTCCGTTTCTTCGGCCTCTCCAAGCTCGAAGGCCAGGTGATTCACTACCGACCACGCCG belongs to Acidobacteriota bacterium and includes:
- the nuoK gene encoding NADH-quinone oxidoreductase subunit NuoK gives rise to the protein MTPADVVPIPYTWVLALSAVLFAIGAVGVLLRRNGIAIFLSLEIMLNSANLAFGAFAYRFATAHTTAAAAVDGQVFVFFVIAVAAAEAAVGLALFIALNRLKGTIDVDRANILRW
- a CDS encoding NADH-quinone oxidoreductase subunit J yields the protein MVTYAFLVAAAIAVVFAILAVVPRNPITNVLSLVVLFFAMAGIFAMLGMDFLAAIQVIVYSGAILVLFLFVIMLLNIRRVEAFGSGRPWQALIGTLVAAGIGATLLVIAGLLVPEHGSPLPGAVESGTAFPIGRALLSTHLFVFEFITLLLVAAIIGAVYLGRRDEG
- the nuoL gene encoding NADH-quinone oxidoreductase subunit L, whose product is MLGYLWLIPILCLAGAVVNLLLGAFKARKIIVTVVGVGSVGAATVATYAALWEYLHQPHAEIIEQYFTWISAGEITVNASCRLDPLSAVMLAFVTLVGFLIHVYSVGYMDSESEAGYARYFSYLNLFMFAMLLLVLGSNLPVLFVGWEGVGLCSYLLIGYYYEQKWCAAAGSKAFIVNRIGDLGFLLAIFTTFAVFGSVEFSEIFSAAAGSPDQYAGAATVIALLLFVGAIGKSAQIPLYVWLPDAMAGPTPVSALIHAATMVTAGVYIVVRCNVFFRLSPTAMIVVACIGGLTAIFAATIGLVQNDIKKVLAYSTVSQLGYMFLAAGVGAFTAAIFHVVTHAFFKACLFLGSGSVIHANSGEQDMTRMGGLRKYMPTTYWTFLAGTLAIAGIPVFAGFFSKDEILARAFAAGATDLNGFGDTYRLLWLLALAGALLTAFYMFRAVYMTFHGSFRGDDTARDHLHESPTSMTFPLAVLGVLSVVGGFIGFPGQLVHKTGWNLIENFLHPVFPKLGDTASHAAADAAEHATHGVSTGTEWLLVGISVAVAVIGWLVARRFYTGDHAFELPRKLAERLPFLHKLLFNKYWVDEIYDALIVRPIHRLANFLWKVVDELIIDTLFINGAAFTVELTGDVLRFVQTGNVRNYALAVAIAVLALAVFLW
- the nuoH gene encoding NADH-quinone oxidoreductase subunit NuoH; translation: MWTEVVLVGVKLAFVLAVMLTTVPIMVWVERRGSALIQDRLGPNRVGPFGLLQPVIDVVKLLTKENLRPEGVNTFLFLLAPAIAIAISLSTFIAIPFAQDADLEVFGTPVDGFIVAPDLNIGLLYIFAIASLGVYPVILAGWASNSKYSLYGGIRASAQAISYELAMTIAVVGVLMSAGSLHLQQVVDAQAGSWFGVVPRWNVFPQLIGAVTFMVAVFAETNRLPFDLPEAEAELVAGYHTEYSSMGFAAFYMSEYLHMIVASSLLTVLFFGGWHLPWVDVPFHGWAGAIASMAVFAFKVAFFMWFFVWIRWTLPRFRYDQLMSLGWKVMVPLATLNFLWVAVGLAVGFF